One part of the Pecten maximus chromosome 1, xPecMax1.1, whole genome shotgun sequence genome encodes these proteins:
- the LOC117335522 gene encoding multiple epidermal growth factor-like domains protein 6 yields MVNLLKMTSTLTAVLLLTTIWLIDGTYCLPWSLQSPDSTCSEHCFTGCSPDTGICDDCVGGWYGDLCQFACDENCALCNRTNGECIECSRGWYGEFCDLACEEKCQSCDIIKGSCQKCKAARWGPDCTKNCHENCISCDIATGECRSCNEGYYGINCTETCGHCWKRDCGRISGECVYECEEGWFGARCKDRCLENCSVCIDQDTCSICHPGLAGIKCDIKCPSVCSECMYDPTSDLVSCTACSAGLKLPAKDCICRDDMCLEFSKDKSECTKCKNGTVQYLGTCCPCAHCSGGNDNCHSTQGCTKGCEEGFYSTESGCDLPCGDKHCTLCQLTRGNAKICTLCEDGWYPNNEGCNDCSENCAGDGHPCNNETGVCLNGCNEGWHSNHCDSKCNETCVICDNDQGICKSCDLGYWGIQCENLCPDNCKLCNITSGACFICEKGYIGPNCTDACRNCKEEQCQLDTGICIVGCKEGWFGDACSQRCPPGCLSCDNPESCQECLPGLTGNLCKQKCPQKCKECFYDDFTEEVHCESCISSYDVEEKSCECTNSKCKEYETDTKRCKSCEQGWFPYMHSCCPCSSCDQGQGICQRINKCSDGCGTNPKSSEISGCSTKCAVSNCDWCEVNSTGSENCLMCSEGWYPTIHGCQSCSSHCAGAGRKCDNISGICLQGCRHGWHGGRCLTRCNEHCAQCNEKLGLCETCDSGFWGDECENTCEEGCKQCTSTMAECGSDKTYCNRTSGYCLYGCNPGLFGETCDTHCKRCKLDKCDQENGQCLSGCIKGWKGLHCDVRISSGFEPMMGPVVGGAVGMGLVIIIMIVAFICFLRKQKLSASLKIRRHHQHHHHHANHHPHHHKKKTSKG; encoded by the exons ATGGTCAATTTATTAAAGATGACATCAACGCTAACCGCTGTTTTACTCCTAACGACAATCTGGCTGATAGATGGAACTTATTGCCTTCCATGGTCTCTACAATCACCGG ATTCAACATGCAGTGAGCACTGTTTTACGGGATGCAGCCCTGACACAGGTATCTGTGATGACTGTGTTGGAGGATGGTACGGTGATCTCTGTCAGTTCGCCTGCGATGAAAACTGTGCCTTGTGTAATCGCACTAATGGTGAATGTATTGAATGTTCTCGTGGTTGGTATGGAGAGTTTTGCGACCTCGCATGTGAAGAAAAATGCCAGTCTTGTGACATTATTAAGGGTAGCTGTCAAAAATGCAAGGCAGCTCGATGGGGACCGGATTGCACcaaaaactgtcatgaaaactGCATTTCTTGCGATATAGCGACAGGAGAATGTCGTTCCTGTAATGAAGGTTATTACGGTATCAACTGTACAGAGACATGTGGACATTGCTGGAAACGAGACTGTGGTCGGATATCCGGCGAATGCGTTTACGAGTGTGAAGAAGGGTGGTTTGGTGCCAGATGCAAAGATAGATGCCTAGAAAATTGTTCTGTGTGTATCGATCAAGACACATGTTCAATATGTCATCCAGGTTTGGCAGGAattaaatgtgatataaaatgtCCCAGTGTATGCAGTGAGTGTATGTACGACCCTACGTCTGACCTGGTATCATGTACTGCGTGTTCTGCTGGCCTCAAACTTCCGGCAAAGGACTGCATATGTCGTGATGATATGTGTCTTGAGTTTAGCAAGGACAAAAGTGAATGTACCAAATGCAAAAATGGAACAGTTCAGTATTTGGGTACATGTTGTCCGTGTGCTCACTGCAGCGGAGGCAATGACAATTGTCATAGTACTCAAGGTTGTACAAAAGGATGTGAAGAAGGGTTTTACTCCACAGAGTCTGGATGCGATTTACCATGTGGGGACAAACACTGTACTCTTTGCCAATTGACACGAGGTAATGCCAAGATATGTACTTTGTGCGAGGACGGGTGGTATCCTAACAACGAAGGGTGCAATGATTGTAGCGAAAACTGTGCTGGGGACGGTCACCCTTGTAACAACGAAACAGGTGTTTGTTTGAATGGGTGTAATGAAGGATGGCATAGCAATCACTGCGACTCAAAGTGCAACGAGACATGCGTCATTTGTGACAATGATCAAGGTATTTGTAAGTCATGTGATCTTGGCTATTGGGGCATTCAGTGTGAAAACCTATGTCCAGATAACTGTAAACTGTGCAATATCACGAGTGGagcttgttttatctgtgaaaagGGCTACATTGGACCAAACTGCACTGACGCATGTAGAAACTGTAAAGAAGAACAATGTCAGTTAGACACTGGCATATGTATCGTAGGATGCAAGGAAGGTTGGTTTGGCGATGCATGCAGTCAGCGATGCCCACCAGGTTGTCTTTCTTGTGATAACCCCGAATCCTGTCAGGAATGCTTGCCAGGCTTGACTGGAAATCTGTGTAAGCAGAAATGTCCACAAAAATGTAAAGAATGCTTTTATGATGATTTTACTGAAGAAGTGCATTGTGAAAGCTGCATCAGTTCATATGACGTAGAAGAAAAGTCATGTGAGTGTACAAATTCAAAATGCAAAGAATATGAAACAGATACAAAGCGATGTAAATCATGCGAGCAAGGTTGGTTTCCGTACATGCACTCTTGCTGTCCATGTTCCTCATGTGATCAAGGACAAGGCATATGTCAGCGTATAAATAAGTGTTCCGATGGGTGTGGTACAAATCCTAAAAGCTCAGAGATTTCAGGATGTAGTACAAAATGCGCTGTTTCTAATTGCGATTGGTGTGAAGTAAACAGTACGGGATCTGAGAACTGTCTAATGTGTTCCGAAGGATGGTACCCCACCATTCATGGATGCCAGTCTTGCAGTAGTCATTGTGCTGGGGCTGGTAGAAAATGTGACAATATTTCCGGAATTTGTCTTCAAGGATGTCGACATGGATGGCACGGCGGGCGTTGTTTGACCAGATGTAATGAACATTGTGCACAATGTAACGAGAAATTGGGTCTATGTGAAACATGCGACTCTGGTTTCTGGGGGGATGAGTGCGAAAACACTTGTGAAGAAGGATGCAAACAATGCACGTCAACTATGGCCGAGTGTGGATCGGATAAGACCTATTGCAATCGAACATCTGGGTACTGTCTATACGGGTGTAATCCAGGACTATTTGGCGAAACGTGTGATACCCACTGTAAAAGATGCAAACTTGATAAGTGTGACCAAGAGAACGGCCAATGCCTATCGGGTTGTATAAAAGGCTGGAAAGGACTTCACTGCGATG TGAGAATTTCCAGCGGGTTCGAGCCAATGATGGGACCGGTCGTAGGCGGGGCGGTAGGAATGGGCctagtcatcatcatcatgatcgTAGCTTTCATCTGTTTCCTAAG gaAACAGAAACTATCGGCATCTCTGAAAATCCGCAGACATCACcaacatcatcatcaccacgcaaatcatcatcctcatcaccATAAGAAAAAAACGTCAAAAGGATAA